Proteins from a single region of Candidatus Eisenbacteria bacterium:
- a CDS encoding T9SS type A sorting domain-containing protein — translation MMGHSLSRAAAVALLLGLLFLLPGSASASWISLGGAEGTQVEVRVLDSSPDRILLECSVPGFYAEPIEIDGRTYHRISLAGESNLIEKGLPDLPHVCRSVIIPDQARMDVRVVDSVVEEFAAYPVAPSKGNILRTVNPADVPFVFDAFYERDQWWPVESARGGAPYILRDFRGLTVEILPFSAHGADGSLRVASRMTLEVAAAGLDTRNALVRGAPPEKVVAEFSRIYGRHFLNWETSRYVPVAEQGRMVVIVHDAFRAAMLPFVEWRNQMGIPTSLVDISTIGNTATLIDAYITNLYQTEGLAFALLVGDAAQIATPSAAGGASDPSYSLAAGTDNYPDLFVGRFSAETIAHVETQVARTVTYEKTPMAGAAWYHQGTGIASDQGPGDDGEYDYQHMNVIRLKLLTYSYSLVDQIYDPSATAAMVTSALNAGRGIVNYCGHGSMTSWGTTGFSNANVSALANDWMLPFICSVACVNGQFNAGTCFGEAWLRSTRAGNPIGAVATYMSSINQSWNPPMCGQDEVIDLLVNDEMRTFGGLCFNGSCQMMDEYGADGQNMFLTWHIFGDPSLAVRTATPAAMSVSHEGAILLTQTDYAVRVAGVHGALCALYADGVLYGSAYTDALGDATIQMADPPQEPTTLTLTVTAYNKIPVIDPVEVLPLNGPYIVLGGTSVLDEDSGNGNGACDAGETVGLTLTLRNVGIESADGVEATLSTLDPLAQILVPQRSFGKIMADSSATNAEPFVIEVSGDAPDQHPVPIAVNVHSLNGDWNASFNLVLIAPVLGAGPILIDDSLPPGNSNGSADPGESFYVQLRLANGGHGDARGMIATLSCASPDVVVLDGEGECLLAEAGSMGLLSSYQIEILSSCPSPTTLLLHVEVASEAGYGAALDYPLSVGAWSDHAETDQGWTLGLSGDTATAGRWVRAEPVGTQYNGQQVQPDLDHTPDPGALCFVTGNGAVGGAAPDSDVDGGRTTLLSPVFSLGGAVSATLEYWRWYTNNLGNNPGQDYWAVDVTADGSSWTHLEYTTASANSWNQYSFNLAEHVALTDAVRIRFIAEDLSPGSLVDAAVDDVTLTVVRAPVTGVDGANAGAPHGTLSFRPNPLGASGSIIYSLVRPTTVRLALYDVAGRLVRTLVDGPAAAGEHTVGFDAGTVPSGIYFVQIDTPEVTQFKQVTIVR, via the coding sequence ATGATGGGTCATTCGTTGTCGAGGGCGGCCGCGGTCGCCCTTCTGCTCGGTCTGCTCTTTCTATTGCCCGGCAGCGCCTCGGCCTCCTGGATCTCGCTGGGTGGCGCGGAGGGAACGCAGGTCGAAGTGAGGGTCCTGGACTCCTCGCCCGACCGGATCCTTCTCGAGTGCTCGGTTCCCGGCTTCTACGCCGAGCCGATCGAGATCGATGGGCGGACCTACCACCGCATCTCGCTGGCGGGCGAGAGCAACCTGATCGAGAAGGGGCTTCCCGACCTGCCTCATGTCTGCCGGAGCGTGATCATCCCCGATCAGGCGAGGATGGATGTGCGCGTCGTCGACAGCGTCGTCGAGGAGTTCGCGGCCTATCCCGTGGCGCCTTCCAAGGGGAACATCCTTCGAACGGTCAACCCCGCCGATGTCCCGTTCGTGTTCGACGCGTTCTATGAAAGAGACCAATGGTGGCCCGTCGAGTCGGCGCGCGGCGGGGCCCCCTACATCCTGCGCGACTTCCGGGGGCTGACGGTCGAAATCCTGCCTTTCTCGGCCCATGGCGCCGACGGGAGCCTCCGGGTCGCGAGCAGGATGACACTCGAGGTCGCGGCCGCGGGGCTCGATACGAGGAACGCGCTGGTTCGCGGGGCGCCGCCCGAGAAGGTCGTCGCTGAGTTCTCCCGGATCTACGGACGGCACTTCCTCAATTGGGAGACGAGCCGCTACGTCCCGGTGGCCGAGCAGGGCCGGATGGTGGTGATCGTCCACGACGCCTTCCGCGCGGCCATGCTTCCGTTCGTCGAGTGGCGCAATCAGATGGGGATTCCGACGAGCCTGGTGGACATCTCGACGATCGGCAACACGGCGACGCTGATCGACGCCTACATCACCAACCTCTATCAGACGGAGGGGCTCGCCTTCGCCCTCCTGGTGGGGGATGCCGCTCAGATCGCGACCCCGTCGGCGGCCGGTGGGGCCTCCGACCCCAGCTACTCCCTGGCCGCCGGGACGGACAACTATCCCGATCTCTTCGTCGGGCGCTTCTCGGCGGAGACGATCGCCCACGTCGAGACTCAGGTCGCCCGCACGGTGACGTACGAGAAGACGCCGATGGCGGGGGCCGCCTGGTACCACCAGGGAACCGGCATCGCGTCGGACCAGGGTCCGGGGGATGACGGGGAGTACGACTACCAGCACATGAACGTGATCCGGCTGAAGCTCCTCACCTACTCCTACTCGCTCGTGGACCAGATCTACGACCCCAGCGCGACGGCGGCGATGGTGACCAGCGCGCTGAACGCCGGGCGGGGCATCGTGAACTACTGCGGGCACGGGTCGATGACGAGCTGGGGAACGACGGGGTTCTCCAACGCGAACGTCAGCGCCCTCGCGAACGACTGGATGCTCCCCTTCATCTGCAGCGTCGCCTGCGTGAACGGCCAGTTCAATGCGGGGACCTGCTTCGGAGAGGCTTGGCTTCGCTCGACGCGCGCGGGCAACCCGATCGGCGCGGTTGCGACCTACATGTCGTCGATCAACCAGTCGTGGAACCCGCCGATGTGCGGCCAGGACGAGGTGATCGACCTTCTGGTCAATGACGAGATGCGCACCTTCGGGGGGCTCTGTTTCAACGGCTCCTGCCAGATGATGGATGAGTACGGCGCGGACGGCCAGAACATGTTCCTCACCTGGCACATCTTCGGGGATCCCTCGCTCGCGGTGCGCACGGCGACCCCCGCGGCGATGTCGGTGAGCCACGAGGGAGCGATCCTGTTGACGCAGACCGACTACGCGGTGCGCGTCGCCGGCGTGCACGGCGCGCTCTGCGCGCTCTATGCCGACGGAGTCCTCTACGGCTCCGCCTACACCGACGCTCTCGGCGACGCCACGATCCAAATGGCCGACCCGCCCCAGGAGCCGACGACGCTCACCCTGACGGTGACCGCCTACAACAAGATCCCGGTGATCGATCCCGTGGAAGTGCTGCCCTTGAACGGCCCGTACATCGTTCTCGGCGGAACATCGGTCCTGGACGAGGACTCGGGGAACGGCAATGGAGCCTGCGACGCCGGGGAGACCGTCGGGTTGACCCTCACATTGCGCAACGTCGGCATTGAGTCCGCGGACGGCGTGGAGGCGACCCTCTCGACGCTCGATCCGCTCGCGCAGATTCTCGTGCCGCAGCGGAGCTTCGGCAAGATCATGGCCGACTCGAGCGCGACCAACGCGGAGCCTTTCGTGATCGAGGTGAGCGGCGATGCGCCTGATCAGCACCCCGTTCCGATCGCCGTGAATGTACACAGCTTGAACGGCGACTGGAACGCGAGCTTCAACCTCGTCCTCATCGCTCCGGTCCTCGGCGCCGGGCCGATCCTGATCGACGACTCGCTTCCCCCCGGCAACTCCAACGGCAGCGCCGACCCGGGGGAGTCGTTCTACGTCCAGCTGAGACTCGCCAACGGAGGACACGGAGACGCGCGGGGCATGATCGCGACGCTGAGCTGCGCGAGCCCTGACGTGGTCGTGCTGGACGGCGAGGGCGAGTGCCTGCTGGCGGAGGCGGGCTCGATGGGGCTTCTGAGCTCCTACCAGATCGAGATTCTCTCGAGCTGCCCGAGCCCGACGACGCTCCTCCTTCACGTCGAGGTCGCGAGCGAGGCGGGCTACGGGGCCGCCCTCGACTATCCGCTCTCCGTCGGGGCCTGGTCCGATCATGCCGAAACAGATCAGGGCTGGACGCTGGGGCTTTCGGGCGACACGGCTACCGCCGGTCGCTGGGTCCGCGCGGAGCCCGTCGGGACGCAGTACAACGGCCAGCAGGTTCAGCCGGATCTAGACCACACGCCGGATCCTGGGGCTCTCTGCTTCGTGACGGGCAACGGCGCCGTCGGCGGCGCGGCCCCCGATTCGGACGTCGACGGCGGACGGACGACGCTCTTGTCGCCGGTCTTCTCCCTCGGCGGGGCGGTCTCCGCGACGCTGGAGTACTGGCGCTGGTACACGAACAACCTCGGCAACAATCCGGGCCAGGACTACTGGGCGGTCGACGTGACGGCCGATGGGTCGTCCTGGACGCATCTCGAGTACACGACCGCGAGCGCGAACAGCTGGAACCAGTATTCCTTCAATCTGGCCGAGCATGTCGCTCTCACCGACGCCGTCAGGATCCGCTTCATCGCCGAGGATCTCTCTCCCGGCTCTCTCGTCGACGCGGCCGTGGACGACGTCACTCTGACGGTTGTGCGCGCACCCGTGACGGGAGTCGATGGGGCCAATGCGGGCGCGCCTCACGGAACCCTCTCCTTCCGCCCGAACCCGCTGGGCGCGAGCGGCTCGATCATCTACAGCCTGGTTCGCCCGACCACCGTCCGGCTCGCCCTCTACGACGTGGCCGGAAGGCTGGTGCGGACCCTGGTCGACGGCCCCGCCGCCGCAGGAGAGCACACCGTCGGGTTCGATGCGGGCACGGTCCCGTCAGGGATCTATTTCGTCCAGATCGACACGCCGGAGGTGACCCAGTTCAAGCAGGTGACGATCGTTCGTTGA